A region of the Bombus pyrosoma isolate SC7728 linkage group LG15, ASM1482585v1, whole genome shotgun sequence genome:
tttcatttttgtttcataattatttattttggtGCAAAAATTTTGCAGAATTGGGTTTGTCCACCTTGCCGTGGTTTATGTAACTGCAGTATATGTAGAACAAGAAGTGGTTTACCCCCAACTGGAATTTTAGCCCCTATTGTAAAAGAAGAAGGATTTTCGTCTGTTATGGATTACCTTCAATCTGCCGAAACAGATAAcacataattttcattgatacaagatttatagttataataatataattaaacctcataacaaataattttttaccgaggaatgtaatatttttttattgatcgTACTATGTATGAGAAAACTTCacaacaaatataataaaattgttttctgtATTCACGTCGTATACTTCTTTGTTTATAACATTCTTTCCTGTCGCTATTTTACTGCAATAATGCCATAACGTCTTGGAGATAACATAGGATCAAATAAACGCAGTATCGCAATTTTAGAACACTGATTACTgttctgtaaaaatattatcctaTCCAACATAATGGCTGCTTCTAATACAAGACCAACATGTATCCTTaacatttgaaatatgtaaaatttctcCATTAAATGTGCATAAACTTGAAACGTTCTTGTCAGTGCTTCTCGTGATGGTATCTAAGGAtgcaaaaattttctttaaaaaaatattcaactaaaatatttataataatgttattGCTATACCTTATCCAAATCTACCCCAATTCTTGAAAATGCCCATTGAGCATAACTTGGAAAATCGTGTGATGGTCCGCCGCGACCTACTCTAGCATTATAAATAcctattaaaaaagaaaaacaatagtATACACTATatgaaatacattaaaattaaattaatataaaaacaaatataccCAAGGAATGAAGAATGACTTGTAATATTGCTCTGTAGAACAATGATGAAGGTACAGATTTGTTTTTTGTACTTCTTTCAACAGATTGTTGGGCTAGCATTCTAGcatttctagaaaaattaatttttttattaagtgTTTCATTTGTCAAATGGTAACAACAGGGCactatacataaaatattaatgtctTTTGTAGCTAAGAATGTTCGAATAATTGAGTCAGTGAGCGAACCACAAGTATGTAAACCAgttaatataatgtttttatttatatcccAATcggaaaaattttcttttatcatttttatataatcggTTCTGTCATTAATCTCTTCAACTACATAGCGTACCTAAAACAAAGTACAATTTATCTGTGGTTCATGTATTCGAAtgtagtattttataaaaatttaatacactgTTACTACCAGCATTGGAGAGAGTATCAACTTCTTCCGTAATTTTTTTTGTCTACAGATTGCTCCATTACTACATAATTGCGAAGAATCTATTGCAAGAACAGGAACTTTATGATTTTCTGCTAAAAATGTTGACAGATATGCTTTCCCAGCACCAGCATCTATTACTAGATTATTTGTTCTCGCAGCAACTTCCCCAATAATGTTTCCAAGGGATTCAACCTCGTGTAActtctttgtatttataaattccatcttaatattttcacaCATACATTTCTTCTGATTATTTATATCTGGTAAtgtgtttaaaaaatcttttgaaTTTGTTTCTATAGAGCATGATTGCAAAGATAAAGATTTCGCcaactttataaaattattcagtgTAGGATAATCATCATTTTCTGTCCAATCAACCCAACTGAGTTCATTCTTCTCTAATTCTGACCTTAAGGCTTCTGGTAAACATGTTGTCCATAAGTTTTCAGTAATAAAATCAACTATATGACAATTTACCAACTTATGATAtgtgttaatgaaatatataatttcatcaaaatgt
Encoded here:
- the LOC122575480 gene encoding methyltransferase-like protein 25 translates to MYDKHFDEIIYFINTYHKLVNCHIVDFITENLWTTCLPEALRSELEKNELSWVDWTENDDYPTLNNFIKLAKSLSLQSCSIETNSKDFLNTLPDINNQKKCMCENIKMEFINTKKLHEVESLGNIIGEVAARTNNLVIDAGAGKAYLSTFLAENHKVPVLAIDSSQLCSNGAICRQKKLRKKLILSPMLVRYVVEEINDRTDYIKMIKENFSDWDINKNIILTGLHTCGSLTDSIIRTFLATKDINILCIVPCCYHLTNETLNKKINFSRNARMLAQQSVERSTKNKSVPSSLFYRAILQVILHSLGIYNARVGRGGPSHDFPSYAQWAFSRIGVDLDKIPSREALTRTFQVYAHLMEKFYIFQMLRIHVGLVLEAAIMLDRIIFLQNSNQCSKIAILRLFDPMLSPRRYGIIAVK